Within Pedosphaera parvula Ellin514, the genomic segment TGGGAATCTGTCAGGCAGTCGTCCTCCCAGAGAAGCAATGCCAGCGCATTCATCAGACGTTCCCTAGGATAGCGAAATGCCTGGGAATTCAGAATGCCTGGCGGACCGAACGTTCTCAAATTCAGCAAAGAATTTTTCCACGGAACGGTTTCAGGGCATTTGTTTAGGCAGGCCATCGCGTAATCCTTTGCAGAAATGAAGGGATGATGCAACCGGCGACTTTCATTCCACAGCCATACTTGCTGCCCCAGACGGCTGATTTCATGATGCAATTGATCTAAACTTTCATGCGTGACATGGATAAATTTGGGATGCAGCTTGAATTCCACTCCCAAGGCATGATGTTTCAGGATGTCCTCAGACCGGGGGAGCGATTCGGAGGCGAATAATTTTCCGAGACGATGATGGCGCTCGGTGCAACTCCAATGATATTTTCCAAAAGCCGTCAAAAGGGCATCGCCGAAGGCGAGTTGTGCCTTGGCAATGTTGCGAACGATAAAATCATTTTGTTCACCAGACAGGGAACTGTTTCGCAGAAAATCTTTCGCGAGCAGCAATCCTGAGCAGCGATTGACGAGAAGCCGGGTGGCCTCGTACAAAGGGATCTGGTCGGCTGCGAGATGGTGGGAGCAACTCTTAAAAATCTCCATGTCCCCACAGATGATCCGATGGCCTGCAACCAAATCATAGGTAAACATGGATACCGGGGTGCGCTTGAGCTTCTCGACAGAATAGACTTTGAATTCAACGTGCAAACCGGCCGCGGGTGAAAGCTTGTCGCCCAGTTCGTTCAATGGATGACGATACTTGCGTTCTGTCACTAGTACATTGCCGCGGATAAATACGTAGAACTCCAGATCATTGTACGGACGATCACCGGAGTCTGTCTTGAACACGCCACCTTGCCCGCGACCGTAGCCACCACCTAGGACCAAGGCTTCCAGCTCTGCAGCCGGGATGATGGATCGCACACCTGCGAGTATGCCTGAGCACGTATGGGCCAGATGAGCCTCAAGCGCGTCGCTGCCATCAATTGTAAATTTTGCGGTCATGTAGCAGGCATGAACATAATTCCCTCGACGTTAAAGTGCATTGGGAAGTTCCCTACCCGCGATAAAAATTCCAACCTTCGCGAAATCCGGCCAGTTTTGCTTTGCGTTGTTCCCCGCGGATGCGCATTGCGTGGGGGAATTCATTGATTCGATGCGTGCGGGCGCAATAGCTGAGATCCTTGCGAATGTCACGCAACCACCCGATCATAACTGTGCGCAGCCAACTGAACTCTGTTGGCCTTCGAGTCCATACCGCAGCCAGCGCCTTTGCCTCGCCGAAGCTGCGTTTATACGCCTGGGCCGGCGTGTAATTATGGGAATGCATCACCACAGTGTCCGGGCAATAAACTACTTTGTAACCCTGTGCCCGGCACCAACGCGTGTACTCATCGTCTTCCGAGTATTGCATTTTTTCCAAAAAGCCGCGCTTAGACCAGATGTCCTTGCGTAAACCACTGCTTACCATGCTGAAGAAATGCTCCCACTTCGCTGACTCACGATTTTCACCAAAACAACGCTCGTAGTCATAAGCAAACACCGCCTGGCAATCGGGGCGGGGGATCTGCCGGCCAAAAACAGCTGCAGTTTGTGGATCCTGCAAACCTGCAACTAATGGCCGAAGCCAATTGCTCCCTTGCGGCGTGGCGTCGGCATTCAAAAAAATGCCAAACTCGGATTTTGCCAACTGCATTCCCTGATTCATCACACGGCTCGGATTATACTCGTGCGGTTTGATCTGAATAAAATGTTTCGGCTGTGCCTTGCAAATCAGATCAACGGAACCATCGGTGGAACCGGAATCGATCACTATTAACTCCCAGTTTTTATATTCCTGTGCCTGCAGGGCAGGGAGCGTTTCCTTTAATGCCCAGCCTTCATTAAAGGAGCGTATGATGATGCTAACAAACGGATCACTCATGCCGGAGCTTTTTTGAGAATTTTTTTTGATGCCATTAATTAATGATTTTTCGAACGGTCAAACAAATGCTGTCTGTGCCGCTCGATTAATCATTTGCTGCTCCCGAAGCGGGATTGTGCAGA encodes:
- a CDS encoding glycosyltransferase family 2 protein; protein product: MSDPFVSIIIRSFNEGWALKETLPALQAQEYKNWELIVIDSGSTDGSVDLICKAQPKHFIQIKPHEYNPSRVMNQGMQLAKSEFGIFLNADATPQGSNWLRPLVAGLQDPQTAAVFGRQIPRPDCQAVFAYDYERCFGENRESAKWEHFFSMVSSGLRKDIWSKRGFLEKMQYSEDDEYTRWCRAQGYKVVYCPDTVVMHSHNYTPAQAYKRSFGEAKALAAVWTRRPTEFSWLRTVMIGWLRDIRKDLSYCARTHRINEFPHAMRIRGEQRKAKLAGFREGWNFYRG